The sequence GCCGGCGTCAGCTCGCGGGATTCGAAGCATTCTTTGCAGATTCTGCTTTGATTGTTATGCCGACAATTTTTAGGATCGTTTTATCGTTCCGCCTCGCTTCCGCTGACTGCCGGACGTCACAGATCTCCCCCTCCGGAGGCGCCTGCTATCTCTTCCTTTGATATCTCCCCATCAACTCCGCCTGCGCCAGAATATGCCCCTTCATCGCCGATTCGATTTCTCTTTTTGCCGCGCCGTTCTTTAAATTAAGCGCCGTATCGAGTGCGTAGAGCTTGAAGAAGTAGCGATGAACGCCTTCTGGCGGACAGGGGCCGCCGTAGCCGGTCTTGCCCCAACTGTTTTTTCCCTCCAGCGTTCCGGCGGGGAGCGATTTGATTGACTCTGCAAGCGAGTTTGTCGCGGCCGGGAGGTTAAAGAGAATCCAGTGGTCCCATGTCCCCACCGGGGCGTCGGGGTCGTCGTTGATC comes from Deltaproteobacteria bacterium and encodes:
- a CDS encoding YbhB/YbcL family Raf kinase inhibitor-like protein, encoding MALEIKSSAFDHNASIPQKYTCDGQDISPPLQWSGAPSGAQSFVLINDDPDAPVGTWDHWILFNLPAATNSLAESIKSLPAGTLEGKNSWGKTGYGGPCPPEGVHRYFFKLYALDTALNLKNGAAKREIESAMKGHILAQAELMGRYQRKR